A stretch of Enterobacter cloacae complex sp. ECNIH7 DNA encodes these proteins:
- a CDS encoding Cro/CI family transcriptional regulator, giving the protein MNKDEVLSYFGGVSNLAKILGISHASVSGWGNVIPKGRAFEIQTITNNALVVDPSLYVKPNEAAA; this is encoded by the coding sequence ATGAACAAAGACGAAGTGCTTTCTTACTTCGGTGGTGTGAGCAATTTAGCGAAGATTCTGGGCATATCCCATGCATCGGTTTCTGGTTGGGGAAATGTAATTCCCAAAGGCCGCGCCTTCGAAATTCAAACCATCACCAACAATGCGCTGGTAGTGGATCCGTCGCTGTACGTAAAGCCTAACGAAGCGGCCGCTTAA
- a CDS encoding YmfL family putative regulatory protein: MMNEPEWKVDKQPAWLVAAIKKTITELPGGYSEAAEWLGVTENALFNRLRTEGDQIFPLGWAMVLQRAGGSNHIANAIARHSNGVFVPLAEVEEIENGDINQRLMESVEWIGRHSQYVRKATADGVIDAQERAQIEENSYQVMAKWQEHLTLLFRVFCAPEKSDARECAAPGVVADKSCMEK; encoded by the coding sequence ATTATGAATGAACCTGAATGGAAAGTAGATAAGCAACCAGCCTGGCTGGTGGCCGCAATCAAAAAAACGATCACCGAGCTTCCTGGCGGTTATTCCGAAGCTGCTGAGTGGTTGGGGGTGACCGAGAACGCGCTGTTTAACCGACTGCGTACCGAAGGTGATCAGATCTTCCCGCTCGGTTGGGCGATGGTGCTTCAGCGTGCTGGTGGTTCAAACCACATAGCGAACGCTATTGCACGTCACTCGAACGGTGTTTTTGTGCCATTGGCTGAAGTTGAAGAGATTGAGAACGGCGATATCAACCAGCGTCTCATGGAGTCAGTTGAGTGGATCGGCAGGCATTCGCAATACGTTCGTAAAGCTACCGCTGACGGCGTTATTGATGCTCAGGAGCGCGCCCAGATCGAAGAGAACAGCTATCAGGTGATGGCTAAGTGGCAGGAACATTTGACGCTGCTTTTCCGTGTGTTTTGCGCGCCGGAAAAGAGTGACGCCCGCGAGTGTGCAGCTCCGGGCGTCGTGGCAGACAAATCTTGTATGGAGAAGTAA
- a CDS encoding DNA methyltransferase, translating into MKNTVIINSVELVNADSLQYIVTLPDNSIDLIVTDPPYFKVKPNGWDNQWKGDEDYLRWLDMCLAQFWRVLKPAGSLYLFSGHRLAADIEIMMRERFNVLNHIIWAKPSGRWNGCNKESLRSYFPATERILFAEHYQGPYKPKSDGYAEKGSELKQHVMTPLISYFRDAREALGISSKQIADATGKKNMVSHWFSGSQWQLPNESDYRKLQSLFTQVAIEKHQNGELATPHHQLVALWQSLNRKYSELLEEYKSLRRHFSVSVSVPYTDVWTHKPVQFYPGKHPCEKPADMLRQIINASSKPGDVVADFFMGSGSTVKVALELGRHAIGVELEKDRFSQTVEEIRALTGE; encoded by the coding sequence ATGAAAAATACTGTAATTATAAACAGTGTTGAGTTAGTCAACGCTGATAGCCTGCAATACATCGTAACTCTCCCTGATAACTCCATTGACCTTATAGTCACGGATCCGCCGTACTTCAAAGTGAAACCCAACGGCTGGGACAATCAATGGAAAGGGGATGAGGATTATCTTCGCTGGCTTGATATGTGCCTCGCACAATTCTGGCGAGTGCTTAAACCTGCTGGCAGTCTTTATCTGTTCTCCGGTCACCGCCTGGCGGCAGACATTGAAATCATGATGCGTGAGCGGTTCAACGTCCTGAACCACATCATCTGGGCTAAACCGTCGGGCCGCTGGAATGGCTGTAATAAAGAGAGCCTGCGCTCTTACTTCCCTGCAACAGAGCGCATCCTCTTCGCTGAGCATTACCAAGGGCCGTATAAACCAAAGAGCGACGGTTACGCGGAGAAGGGAAGCGAGCTGAAGCAGCATGTAATGACTCCCCTAATTTCTTATTTCCGGGATGCACGTGAAGCGCTTGGCATATCCTCAAAACAAATAGCCGATGCGACTGGAAAGAAGAACATGGTGTCTCACTGGTTCAGCGGAAGCCAGTGGCAGTTGCCGAATGAATCTGACTACCGGAAACTTCAGTCCCTTTTCACGCAGGTAGCCATCGAAAAGCACCAGAACGGCGAACTGGCAACACCACACCACCAGCTGGTGGCTCTGTGGCAATCGTTGAATCGCAAATATTCAGAGCTGCTCGAAGAGTACAAATCACTTCGGCGGCATTTCTCTGTTTCTGTATCCGTTCCTTATACCGACGTCTGGACACATAAACCCGTTCAGTTTTACCCAGGTAAACACCCATGCGAAAAACCCGCAGACATGTTGCGGCAGATCATCAACGCCAGCAGTAAGCCTGGTGATGTGGTGGCTGATTTCTTTATGGGGTCCGGTTCGACCGTGAAAGTCGCGCTGGAACTTGGCCGCCATGCTATCGGCGTTGAACTCGAAAAGGACAGGTTTAGCCAGACGGTGGAGGAAATAAGGGCGTTAACAGGGGAATAA
- a CDS encoding DUF4222 domain-containing protein, with product MREVNRRFKDHRGIPVRVIRWEPETRRVIYLRDGYNHECFSPLEQFKRKFTELKDDHEH from the coding sequence ATGCGCGAAGTTAACCGAAGGTTCAAAGACCACAGAGGTATCCCTGTTCGGGTTATCCGATGGGAGCCAGAAACACGGCGAGTTATCTACCTGCGGGATGGTTATAACCACGAATGTTTCAGCCCGCTCGAACAATTCAAGCGCAAGTTTACAGAGTTAAAGGACGACCATGAGCACTAA
- a CDS encoding conserved phage C-terminal domain-containing protein: protein MSTKLTGYVWDACAASGMKLSSVAIMARLADFSSDEGVSWPSIATIARQIGAGESTVRTAISQLEKDGWLSRQQRRKGNRNASNVYQLNVAKLQAAAFSHLSDSDASKSDASKTDASKSEASKNDEKGGFHPSESGVDPSVNTTTDPSDKKPSCPVAAQPDPAVVITDQAKQVLSHLNKTTGSRYQVCKSSLENIRARLAEGFTPDELMLVVDYSVEKWAEDLKMSEYLRPATLFIPSKFPGYLQSATRWDAAGRPNRKEWGRKRQHDPMKFGPVDTKIPEGFRG from the coding sequence ATGAGCACTAAATTAACGGGTTACGTATGGGACGCTTGTGCTGCTTCTGGCATGAAGCTGTCCAGCGTTGCCATCATGGCGCGTCTGGCAGACTTCAGCAGTGATGAAGGGGTTAGCTGGCCCTCTATCGCTACCATCGCGCGCCAGATCGGTGCTGGTGAGAGCACGGTTCGAACAGCCATATCTCAGCTGGAGAAAGACGGTTGGTTATCCCGCCAGCAGCGCCGTAAAGGCAACCGCAATGCATCGAACGTTTACCAGCTCAATGTTGCGAAATTACAGGCTGCTGCCTTTTCTCACCTGTCAGATTCTGACGCATCAAAATCTGATGCCTCAAAAACCGACGCGTCAAAATCTGAGGCATCAAAAAACGATGAAAAAGGCGGTTTTCACCCGTCAGAATCTGGGGTGGATCCGTCAGTAAATACAACTACTGATCCATCAGATAAAAAACCTTCTTGTCCGGTTGCTGCGCAACCCGACCCTGCCGTGGTGATCACCGATCAGGCGAAACAGGTTTTATCACACCTGAACAAGACCACCGGATCACGATATCAGGTCTGTAAGTCGTCGCTGGAAAACATCCGTGCTCGCCTGGCGGAAGGGTTTACGCCTGACGAGCTGATGCTGGTGGTTGATTACAGCGTTGAGAAGTGGGCCGAGGATCTGAAAATGTCAGAGTATCTGCGCCCCGCGACGCTGTTTATTCCCTCCAAGTTCCCTGGGTATCTTCAGTCTGCAACTCGCTGGGACGCTGCCGGGCGTCCGAATCGCAAGGAATGGGGAAGAAAGAGACAACATGACCCGATGAAGTTCGGCCCGGTAGATACCAAAATTCCAGAGGGGTTCAGAGGATGA
- a CDS encoding phage holin, lambda family, which translates to MKMHNDPHSWTEFIELLHSWWRGETPMGAVLLSVAMAALRIAYGGGGWKKMLLEGAICGALTLTAVSALDYFNLPQSLSIAIGGALGFVGVEQVKVMASRVFNSRFGGGDANQ; encoded by the coding sequence ATGAAAATGCATAACGATCCCCACTCCTGGACGGAGTTTATCGAACTACTCCACAGCTGGTGGCGTGGCGAAACGCCGATGGGAGCAGTATTGCTGTCGGTTGCAATGGCCGCATTGCGAATCGCTTACGGCGGTGGCGGCTGGAAGAAAATGCTCCTTGAGGGGGCAATCTGTGGAGCCCTGACCCTTACCGCTGTGTCAGCTCTTGATTACTTCAACCTCCCACAGTCCCTGTCGATCGCTATCGGTGGCGCGCTCGGGTTTGTTGGCGTAGAGCAAGTGAAGGTTATGGCTTCCCGGGTGTTTAATTCTCGGTTTGGAGGCGGTGATGCAAATCAGTGA
- a CDS encoding DNA cytosine methyltransferase: MREIIVDNFAGGGGASTGIELAIGRSVDIAINHDENAIAMHKTNHPDTLHYCESVFDVDPSAATSGKPVGLAWFSPDCRHFSKAKGAKPVKKEIRGLAWIVLRWALAVRPRVMMLENVEEFKTWGPLLEEELRPDPERAGETFEAFVGMLSTGIAANHPALAEVCEFLAIEPHGQQAQQLIAGLGYEVDYRELRACDYGAPTIRKRFFMVMRCDGRKIHWPEATHGDPKSLEVQSGKLAPWRTAAECIDWNIPARSIFDRKKPLAENTLKRIARGIQRFVIESASPFIVKCNHTTTKGGYDCFRGQSLLEPLQTITKKHGYALAVPHLTKFRTGATGQPVTEPVPTVTAGTSARPGGNGHALGVVEAALTPFLAGNGGSEYQAKPRPLDKPAHTILKQSRACVVAPVIARQFGASVGHRADEPSATITAGGGGKSQLVTPTLIQMGYGERPGQEPRVLQLNNPLGTVTAGGNKFATVSAFLAKHYGGNYTGPGVGLDEPAHSVTTVDHHAVVASHLVKLRGTCRDGQTMDTPMPTITAGGQHVGEVRTFLETYCGESEDEWLVTIEGVKYQIVDIGMRMLQPHELYKAQGFPDGYVIDQDYRGNRYAKDKQVARCGNAVPPPFARALVEANLPELCANQKAGAAA, from the coding sequence ATGCGTGAAATTATCGTTGATAACTTTGCTGGTGGTGGCGGGGCGAGTACAGGCATTGAACTGGCGATCGGGCGTAGCGTGGATATCGCTATCAACCACGACGAAAACGCTATTGCGATGCATAAGACGAATCACCCGGACACGCTGCATTATTGCGAGTCGGTGTTTGACGTTGACCCAAGCGCAGCCACCAGCGGTAAACCTGTCGGTCTGGCCTGGTTTAGCCCTGACTGCCGCCACTTTTCCAAAGCGAAGGGCGCTAAGCCGGTTAAGAAAGAGATTCGCGGGCTGGCGTGGATTGTCCTGCGCTGGGCGCTGGCTGTACGTCCCCGCGTCATGATGCTGGAGAACGTCGAAGAATTTAAGACATGGGGCCCGCTACTGGAGGAAGAATTACGCCCGGATCCTGAGCGTGCAGGTGAAACATTCGAGGCATTTGTCGGCATGCTGTCGACTGGTATCGCGGCGAATCACCCAGCACTGGCTGAGGTTTGTGAATTTCTTGCCATTGAGCCGCACGGCCAGCAGGCGCAACAGCTGATCGCCGGGCTTGGCTATGAGGTCGATTATCGTGAGCTGCGCGCTTGTGACTACGGCGCGCCGACGATCAGAAAGCGTTTCTTCATGGTCATGCGCTGTGACGGCCGCAAGATTCATTGGCCTGAAGCGACTCATGGGGATCCAAAATCACTGGAAGTACAAAGCGGCAAGCTGGCGCCATGGCGTACCGCGGCGGAGTGCATTGACTGGAACATTCCGGCCCGTTCCATCTTCGACCGCAAAAAGCCGCTGGCGGAAAATACGCTCAAACGTATCGCGCGCGGCATCCAGCGCTTTGTTATCGAAAGCGCATCACCTTTCATCGTGAAGTGTAACCACACCACGACGAAAGGAGGTTATGACTGTTTCCGCGGGCAATCGTTGTTAGAGCCATTGCAGACCATCACTAAAAAGCATGGCTACGCGCTGGCGGTACCGCATCTTACTAAATTCCGCACCGGGGCCACCGGGCAGCCAGTGACCGAGCCGGTTCCAACTGTCACCGCTGGTACGTCGGCGCGCCCGGGCGGGAATGGGCATGCGCTTGGCGTAGTTGAGGCCGCCCTGACACCGTTCCTGGCTGGCAATGGCGGCAGTGAGTACCAGGCAAAGCCGCGCCCGCTGGATAAACCCGCTCATACAATCCTCAAGCAGTCCCGCGCGTGCGTGGTTGCGCCGGTCATCGCCCGCCAGTTTGGTGCCAGTGTTGGGCACAGGGCTGACGAACCGAGCGCGACGATTACTGCAGGTGGTGGCGGTAAGTCGCAGCTGGTAACTCCAACACTGATCCAGATGGGGTACGGCGAACGCCCAGGGCAAGAACCGCGTGTTCTTCAACTGAATAACCCGCTCGGCACGGTCACTGCTGGTGGTAATAAGTTTGCAACGGTGAGTGCGTTCCTGGCGAAGCACTATGGTGGGAATTACACGGGCCCAGGTGTTGGTCTGGATGAACCCGCGCATTCCGTTACCACTGTTGATCACCATGCGGTAGTTGCGTCGCACCTGGTGAAGCTGCGCGGAACCTGCCGCGACGGTCAGACGATGGATACTCCTATGCCGACGATTACCGCTGGTGGCCAGCACGTTGGCGAGGTCCGGACATTCCTCGAAACCTACTGCGGTGAAAGCGAGGATGAATGGCTGGTGACGATCGAGGGGGTTAAGTACCAGATCGTCGATATCGGAATGCGCATGCTGCAACCGCATGAGCTTTATAAGGCGCAGGGCTTCCCTGACGGCTACGTTATCGATCAGGACTATCGCGGCAATCGTTATGCCAAAGACAAGCAGGTAGCGCGCTGCGGTAACGCAGTACCGCCGCCGTTCGCTCGTGCGCTGGTAGAAGCAAATCTTCCTGAATTATGTGCAAATCAAAAGGCGGGTGCAGCCGCCTGA
- a CDS encoding bacteriophage antitermination protein Q, protein MNLQELEYTRIELRRALADFSGSTKGQLQAFSEHPPADKNKYPRHHPEIVMEGGEGCGSNVVKTLATPLYVLETRSRRRPLPPMKDAEFASSAWRRSVNGLGEHLQAWVRYCYGYDLSFRYQTLMCQYVWAQFQHQQGSKKLQDRVTKKLVGLVWLAAQEVAASRNNDTYQEYAGAALARMVSVERSTWLRVYAAHWAAFKAAFVEMDSLALRESLARYEEYEEVKVVEM, encoded by the coding sequence ATGAATTTACAAGAACTCGAATATACCCGTATTGAATTACGCCGCGCGCTGGCCGATTTCTCAGGATCGACGAAGGGACAGCTGCAGGCGTTCAGTGAGCATCCACCAGCAGATAAAAATAAGTATCCCCGGCACCATCCAGAAATCGTCATGGAGGGTGGGGAAGGTTGTGGATCGAATGTTGTAAAAACTCTGGCCACTCCGCTTTATGTTCTGGAGACAAGAAGCCGTCGACGCCCATTACCACCTATGAAGGATGCCGAGTTTGCGAGTTCTGCGTGGCGCCGCTCGGTAAATGGCCTTGGAGAGCATCTGCAGGCGTGGGTTCGGTATTGCTATGGATATGATCTGTCTTTCCGGTACCAGACATTAATGTGCCAGTACGTTTGGGCACAGTTTCAGCATCAGCAGGGGAGTAAGAAGCTCCAGGACAGAGTAACAAAAAAATTAGTGGGGCTTGTCTGGCTCGCGGCCCAGGAAGTTGCCGCATCACGCAATAACGATACGTACCAGGAATATGCGGGGGCGGCACTGGCCCGCATGGTGAGCGTGGAGCGTTCAACCTGGCTCAGGGTATACGCTGCTCACTGGGCAGCATTTAAAGCAGCTTTCGTGGAAATGGACAGCCTGGCGTTACGTGAAAGCCTGGCGCGGTACGAAGAGTACGAAGAAGTGAAAGTGGTAGAAATGTGA
- a CDS encoding phage antirepressor KilAC domain-containing protein, translated as MNQLTAKGVVTMSSREIARLVQSKHGDVKRSAERLASAGILTAPLAHTPYTHPQNGQTYEEYWFNKRDSLVIVARLSPEFTAAVVDRWQELENSQAVSVPQTLPEALRLAADLAEQTEQLSQQLAAAAPKIEFVDRYCTAKGSMSFRQVAKLLQAKETDFRLFLIESDIMYRLGGVLTPRHQHIAAGRFEVKTGTSSETNYAFSQARFTPKGIEWIGGLWTAHIAKGHAA; from the coding sequence ATGAATCAGTTAACCGCAAAGGGTGTTGTGACAATGTCCAGCCGTGAAATTGCCAGGCTGGTCCAGAGCAAACATGGTGATGTGAAGCGCTCAGCTGAGCGCCTTGCATCTGCAGGTATTTTAACCGCGCCGTTGGCGCACACCCCCTATACACACCCGCAAAACGGGCAAACCTACGAGGAGTATTGGTTCAACAAACGTGATTCTCTGGTGATCGTCGCCAGGCTGTCGCCAGAATTTACCGCCGCTGTTGTCGATCGCTGGCAAGAGCTGGAGAACAGCCAGGCCGTAAGTGTCCCGCAAACATTGCCGGAGGCATTACGTCTCGCCGCGGATCTGGCCGAGCAGACAGAACAACTCAGCCAGCAGTTAGCCGCTGCCGCGCCGAAAATTGAGTTTGTCGATCGGTATTGTACTGCCAAAGGCTCAATGTCTTTCCGCCAGGTGGCAAAGCTGTTGCAGGCCAAAGAGACCGATTTCCGCTTGTTCCTCATTGAGAGCGACATTATGTACCGGCTCGGCGGAGTGCTGACACCGCGGCACCAGCACATTGCAGCCGGGCGGTTTGAAGTTAAAACTGGCACTTCGAGCGAAACAAACTACGCCTTTAGCCAGGCTCGTTTCACACCCAAAGGCATCGAGTGGATCGGTGGCCTGTGGACGGCACACATCGCTAAGGGGCATGCCGCGTGA
- a CDS encoding SDH family Clp fold serine proteinase → MGEVAVLAQKSPLDTVRSKYIKEMSQMTGRNVIAYYSGFLQNSSHLCTMSDDDKNGFMTAVHGLDATKGLDLILHTPGGDIAALESIGYYLRAKFGNDIRAFVPMISMSAGTMLACCAKEIIMGKQSNIGPFDPQIGGVPAHGVIEEAQKAMQDIIKNPATAAYWQFTLSKLNPTFIGECEKAIQWATTIVSEWLITGMFDGDPDAQQKAEAICSSLNNHSSTFAHARHIHSDKASQIGLKIIPMEADQALQDIVLTIHHSYMHTFGGSTAAKIIENHEDGRRVWHVPPGNA, encoded by the coding sequence ATGGGCGAGGTTGCAGTCCTCGCCCAAAAAAGCCCCCTAGACACAGTAAGAAGCAAATATATCAAAGAGATGTCGCAGATGACCGGACGTAACGTCATTGCGTACTACTCGGGGTTCCTTCAGAATAGCTCGCATTTATGTACTATGTCTGATGATGATAAAAATGGATTCATGACAGCGGTTCATGGGCTCGATGCCACGAAGGGGCTTGATCTCATTTTGCATACACCTGGTGGGGATATCGCCGCCTTAGAATCGATAGGTTATTACTTGAGAGCTAAGTTCGGTAACGATATCCGTGCTTTTGTCCCCATGATATCTATGTCAGCAGGGACTATGTTGGCTTGTTGTGCAAAAGAAATCATCATGGGGAAACAATCAAATATCGGTCCTTTCGATCCCCAAATCGGTGGCGTGCCAGCACATGGCGTGATTGAAGAAGCGCAGAAGGCTATGCAAGATATTATTAAAAACCCTGCGACTGCTGCGTATTGGCAATTTACACTGTCTAAACTCAATCCGACGTTCATTGGTGAGTGTGAAAAGGCAATCCAATGGGCAACAACAATTGTCAGTGAATGGCTAATTACTGGTATGTTTGATGGGGATCCAGATGCCCAGCAAAAGGCTGAAGCTATTTGTTCAAGCCTGAATAACCACAGTTCAACTTTTGCTCATGCACGTCATATTCACAGTGATAAAGCTAGCCAAATTGGTTTGAAAATCATACCGATGGAAGCAGATCAGGCATTACAAGATATAGTGTTAACGATACATCATAGCTATATGCACACTTTTGGTGGCAGTACAGCAGCCAAGATTATCGAGAACCATGAGGATGGCCGAAGAGTCTGGCATGTCCCTCCTGGAAACGCGTAA
- a CDS encoding LexA family protein, protein MKMNDRIRARRKELKLTQAVLGKLVGVNRVTVTGWESGDYAPGGSNLQALSAALECNPQWLIDGIGEPDSDGPSLVPTEKFGVKQIPVLTWVQAGEWTESGTPITSNDVSEWIYSTANLSDSGFALRVRGDSMTNPNGAPSIPEGSLVIVDPDYGSPYEVNGRIVVAQLDGSTEATLKKFVIDGPMRYLVPLNPNYRVLEVNGNCRIVGVVKQVVTDL, encoded by the coding sequence ATGAAAATGAACGATCGCATTCGTGCACGCCGAAAAGAGTTAAAACTCACCCAAGCTGTATTGGGGAAGTTAGTTGGCGTTAATAGAGTAACGGTCACAGGATGGGAGTCCGGTGATTACGCACCTGGTGGCTCAAACCTCCAGGCGCTTTCTGCTGCTCTTGAATGTAACCCCCAATGGCTAATTGATGGTATTGGCGAGCCTGACTCAGATGGCCCGTCATTAGTTCCTACTGAAAAGTTTGGTGTTAAGCAAATCCCTGTTTTAACTTGGGTTCAAGCTGGTGAATGGACAGAATCCGGTACGCCTATCACCAGCAATGATGTATCAGAGTGGATCTACTCCACAGCAAATCTCTCTGATAGTGGATTTGCCTTACGAGTTCGTGGGGATTCAATGACTAATCCAAACGGAGCACCGAGCATTCCAGAAGGTTCTCTCGTTATTGTGGATCCGGACTATGGAAGTCCGTATGAGGTTAATGGCCGTATAGTTGTTGCGCAGCTTGATGGTTCAACAGAAGCCACGCTAAAAAAATTCGTTATCGATGGCCCTATGAGGTATCTAGTACCTTTGAATCCAAATTATAGGGTTCTAGAAGTTAACGGAAATTGCCGTATTGTTGGAGTAGTCAAACAAGTTGTCACCGACCTTTAA
- a CDS encoding phage N-6-adenine-methyltransferase: protein MIESKYCRALVELRSKPTHELKEVGDQWRTPDLLFWGINAMFGPLVLDLFADDSNAKCPAWYTAEDNALTQDWSERLAELGGAGFGNPPYSRSQYHDKQAVTGMTHIINHAMAMREKGGRYVFLIKSATSETWWPEEADHVTFIRGRIGFDLPKWFVPKDEKQQPTSAFFAGAIVVFDKTWRGERFSYINRTDLEAKGRASMSLAQFAVGRTQTDAAPELDAEAVPEKSEAELPLTQKAILETSGVEAWACVVAAFGEKDEYTFSESKFGHTWAADSLENPEFTNVSPLTIDRAKKLISESILVGVNAWLETLPFDSDDVKQDMSERLRTVAVESAKEYGINHSEFIATMESLDKAKWSNIRGIRAHVRETQESKDKALNESRVWPLEVGLVFNQIEGADALSVSQQNKLKANINQLWLERMPTSEIITTAGGLFNSMQGAVNA, encoded by the coding sequence ATGATTGAAAGTAAATACTGCCGCGCGCTGGTTGAACTGCGTTCAAAACCAACCCACGAGTTGAAAGAGGTCGGCGATCAATGGCGAACTCCGGATCTGTTGTTTTGGGGTATCAATGCGATGTTCGGCCCTCTGGTGTTGGACCTTTTTGCCGACGACAGCAACGCGAAGTGCCCAGCCTGGTACACGGCTGAAGATAATGCCCTGACGCAGGATTGGTCAGAGCGTCTGGCAGAACTCGGTGGTGCCGGGTTTGGCAACCCGCCTTACAGCCGCTCTCAGTACCACGACAAGCAGGCGGTTACCGGAATGACCCACATCATTAACCACGCTATGGCAATGCGAGAAAAGGGTGGTCGGTACGTTTTTCTCATTAAGTCTGCGACGAGTGAGACGTGGTGGCCGGAAGAGGCAGATCACGTCACATTCATCCGTGGACGAATTGGTTTCGATCTTCCTAAATGGTTCGTGCCGAAAGACGAAAAGCAGCAGCCCACCAGCGCATTTTTTGCTGGCGCCATCGTTGTCTTCGACAAAACATGGCGGGGTGAACGTTTCAGTTACATCAACCGCACCGATCTGGAGGCGAAAGGCCGTGCTTCGATGTCGCTGGCCCAGTTTGCAGTGGGAAGAACGCAAACTGATGCGGCGCCGGAGCTGGACGCTGAGGCAGTGCCGGAGAAATCAGAGGCAGAACTGCCCTTAACCCAAAAAGCCATTCTGGAAACCAGTGGTGTAGAGGCTTGGGCCTGTGTTGTCGCGGCGTTCGGCGAGAAAGATGAGTACACCTTCAGCGAGTCAAAGTTTGGTCATACCTGGGCTGCCGACTCTCTGGAAAACCCTGAATTTACCAATGTTTCACCGCTGACGATCGACAGAGCGAAAAAGCTGATCAGCGAGAGCATCCTGGTGGGTGTTAATGCATGGCTGGAAACATTGCCCTTTGATAGCGATGACGTGAAACAAGACATGTCAGAGCGGCTTCGCACGGTTGCCGTTGAATCTGCGAAAGAATACGGCATCAACCACAGTGAATTCATCGCGACCATGGAAAGCCTGGATAAAGCCAAATGGTCAAATATTCGGGGGATCCGCGCCCATGTCCGTGAGACGCAGGAATCAAAGGACAAGGCGTTAAACGAATCGCGCGTTTGGCCTCTTGAGGTCGGCCTGGTGTTTAACCAGATTGAAGGGGCTGACGCTCTATCTGTTTCACAACAGAACAAGCTGAAAGCCAATATCAACCAGCTGTGGCTCGAACGTATGCCGACGAGTGAAATTATCACGACCGCTGGTGGTCTCTTCAACAGCATGCAGGGGGCCGTCAATGCGTGA
- a CDS encoding DUF968 domain-containing protein, translated as MRGLFTAETVPRLGLVVLKPGSELMSLFQQGRVLVEPQPKSMAGLPSGLVPDARQPLAEDKSLEEFFTDERVIRAAGGLSALESWLERNVKECQYPHTDYHHHELVTMRHPPGSMLLCWHCDNQLRDQTTAALAELARRNLINWLISSILSSLGYNNERELSLGELCWWAVYSGIADAITERMAQRALRLPDEPFLSVYRESDIVPMPPAKSILQKKVTPAVTAAKLKHGANQEVAYEQPKVLALHADPESPESFMLRPKHRRWVNEDYTQWVKTQPCEGCRRPADDPHHVIGQGMGGTATKAHDLFVFPLCRECHDKLHADLAAFEKKHGTQLELLFRFMNRALAIGVITKA; from the coding sequence GTGAGAGGACTGTTTACAGCCGAGACTGTTCCGCGCCTGGGGCTTGTGGTGTTAAAGCCGGGTAGCGAACTGATGTCTCTGTTTCAACAGGGGCGTGTGCTGGTGGAGCCTCAGCCAAAAAGCATGGCTGGACTTCCGTCGGGGCTCGTCCCTGATGCCAGGCAGCCGCTGGCAGAAGATAAGTCCCTCGAGGAATTCTTTACCGACGAGAGAGTAATCCGTGCAGCAGGCGGTTTGAGCGCGTTGGAATCCTGGTTAGAGCGTAACGTGAAGGAATGCCAGTACCCGCACACTGATTATCACCATCATGAGCTGGTAACGATGCGACATCCCCCTGGATCAATGTTGCTCTGTTGGCATTGCGATAACCAGCTGCGCGATCAAACCACCGCGGCGCTGGCAGAACTGGCCCGGCGTAATCTCATTAACTGGCTGATCAGTTCCATCCTGTCATCGCTTGGCTATAACAACGAGCGTGAATTATCCCTCGGTGAATTGTGCTGGTGGGCCGTTTATTCAGGCATTGCTGATGCAATCACGGAAAGGATGGCCCAGCGTGCGCTTCGCTTACCGGACGAGCCGTTTTTATCCGTATATCGAGAAAGTGACATTGTGCCGATGCCCCCCGCAAAAAGCATTTTGCAGAAGAAGGTCACCCCTGCGGTCACGGCTGCGAAATTAAAGCATGGAGCAAATCAGGAAGTAGCCTATGAACAGCCAAAGGTTCTGGCTCTGCATGCGGATCCAGAATCCCCTGAATCATTCATGTTACGTCCGAAACATCGTCGGTGGGTGAATGAGGATTATACCCAGTGGGTTAAAACCCAGCCGTGTGAAGGTTGCCGGCGGCCAGCGGATGATCCACACCATGTCATTGGTCAAGGGATGGGCGGTACCGCCACAAAAGCACATGATTTGTTCGTGTTCCCTCTGTGCAGAGAGTGTCACGACAAACTACATGCCGATTTAGCAGCGTTTGAGAAAAAACACGGTACTCAGCTGGAGCTGCTGTTCCGGTTTATGAATCGTGCGCTGGCGATCGGCGTAATAACGAAAGCGTAA